A single Gadus macrocephalus chromosome 22, ASM3116895v1 DNA region contains:
- the LOC132450702 gene encoding IgGFc-binding protein-like, which translates to MGIYVTIFAVLLLSGFCNAGPATVATQKGMCWALGNTNYRTFDGYSYNFIGNCTYVMAKNCDVDGTHPAFEVDEKNVNIPNSNLTGVGMVTISVYGTIIDIVHNEFGLVRVNNQLWNLPINLDNGKVILSQRGFSVVVETDFGLVVQYDWQQYFTITVPSEFAGKVCGMCGNFNGKQDDDLTIPSGAYAKDQQDMGNGWRVPGVVGDTTCQDTCKGQCQICKPTFVEQLEDYNICSALSQVMDKDFQACTHLFDPKQFLQNCMVELCNGVPMKQYYCDTLQMYSETCQRAGVPGQKWREANKCSPPKCQENSYYERCGSSCPATCGDLTAPSNCKASCVETCTCNDGFVLSGSKCIPKAQCGCLYEGRYVAVGASFWGGDTCNERFTCSAEGKLTMEKTSCPTGQQCQVVKGIRGCYAVNSATCMVSGDPHIVTFDGELYNFQGTCTYELASVSSSQKTLENFSVILQNSGQDKRTGSVVNLVEVKVYGNTVNISKEQPGFVMVNGKLSYLPMALNGTKLQLYTIGWFVVLKADFGLKVYYDWNSVAFVQVPSTYKGSMIGLCGNYNLNPKDDMQMKNGKEAATAEELGQSWQVASTPGCVNGCTGPCPGCTASQKDQYNTNTYCGLISDPTGPFRDCHSVVDPAKFLNDCIYDVCLYQGRGSMQCKTMTAYTAACQLKGAKVYPWRSDTLCDAQCPVNGHYEICSAGCQKSCQNPESSYHCGAQCMEGCICNDGFVLSGNECVPSAQCGCPFNGKYYKYGQVFYPDGQCQQECLCNGTVQCQKFSCGPNEKCEVKDGGHLCQPVGKGVCSISGDPHYNTFDNSTYDFQGTCTYTAAEACHLNGTRLTAFSVAVENERWHAMNSNPQVSVAKLVAVEVYGSLLVLRRNQIGMVMLNGILAHIPLNLNEGKVQVYQDGYNYVILTDFGLRVTYDMIYHITVTVPSNYMDHTCGLCGNFNDNNADEFTLPDGKVTKDVQSFGAAWKVAVRGVVCDDGCSGDLCPKCDDSKKEVFEKDCQVLTDPKGPFAACHNVIDPASYFRDCVYDVCMVNGDRAVLCDSIGAYMMDCQTFGVKIPTWRTPIFCPLTCPANSHYQVCGKSCDTPCPNLSSIVVCPEKCAEGCACNAGYNFNGTGCVSLDQCSCYFEGRSYKVGEYIVSEDCHTIHTCQASGVVVSQSMLCQNTEICQIQNGTRGCFPRTCLLEDNGSLNSLDGARIFLNSGAFDIIQVCDPNVTDQWFRVVVRLEMCGTPAVNSIVGVHVYFTDMTFTITNHHDIWVNGKAMTESSFKKSNIALTVSGKTVTIDKDNSLQLSFNAFNDLTMSISGEMAEQVCGACGSLMTLNDKMFHGGGRLGLRVGTIAVKTDKWRAPDFPDC; encoded by the exons ATGGGGATTTATGTGACTATATTTGCAGTTCTACTGTTGAGTG GATTCTGCAATGCAGGACCAGCAACTGTGGCAACCCAAAAAGGCATGTGCTGGGCTCTCGGTAACACTAATTACCGTACCTTTGATGGCTATTCGTACAACTTCATTGGCAACTGCACTTATGTCATGGCTAAGAACTGCGATGTAGACGGGACCCATCCAGCCTTTGAGGTGGACGAAAAGAACGTCAACATCCCCAATTCAAACCTCACAGGTGTGGGAATGGTCACCATCAGTGTTTACGGGACCATTATTGATATTGTCCATAATGAGTTTGGCCTTGTGCGG GTAAACAATCAACTTTGGAATCTCCCCATCAACTTGGACAATGGCAAGGTGATTCTGTCTCAGAGGGGGTTCTCTGTAGTTGTTGAGACAGACTTTGGCCTAGTGGTGCAGTATGACTGGCAGCAGTATTTCACTATCACAGTTCCAAGTGAATTTGCAGGCAAGGTGTGTGGCATGTGTGGCAACTTTAACGGCAAGCAGGACGACGACCTCACCATTCCGTCTGGGGCGTATGCCAAAGACCAACAGGATATGGGAAATGGCTGGAGGGTTCCTGGTGTTGTCGGTGATACCACTTGTCAGGATACCTGCAAAGGACAGTGTCAAATCTGCAAGCCCACCTTTGTGGAACAATTGGAAGACTATAACATCTGTAGCGCTCTGTCACAAGTGATGGATAAGGATTTCCAGGCCTGCACCCATCTCTTTGACCCCAAGCAATTTCTGCAGAACTGCATGGTCGAACTCTGTAATGGTGTCCCAATGAAGCAGTACTACTGTGACACTCTGCAAATGTACTCGGAGACCTGTCAGAGAGCTGGAGTCCCGGGCCAGAAATGGAGGGAGGCCAACAAATGCT CACCACCCAAGTGCCAAGAGAACAGCTACTACGAGCGCTGTGGCTCAAGCTGTCCTGCAACCTGTGGAGACCTCACTGCTCCCTCCAACTGCAAAGCCAGCTGTGTGGAGACATGTACTTGCAATGATGGGTTTGTGCTCAGTGGCAGCAAATGTATCCCCAAGGCCCAGTGTGGCTGCCTGTACGAAGGCCGGTATGTGGCGGTCGGCGCCTCCTTCTGGGGTGGCGATACTTGCAATGAGCGGTTCACATGCTCGGCCGAAGGGAAGCTGACCATGGAGAAGACTAGCTGCCCAACGGGTCAGCAGTGTCAGGTGGTTAAGGGCATTAGAGGTTGCTATGCTGTGAACTCTGCCACATGCATGGTGTCTGGTGACCCCCACATTGTGACATTTGATGGTGAGCTCTACAACTTCCAGGGCACTTGCACTTATGAATTggccagtgtctcctccagtcAGAAGACCCTGGAGAATTTCAGCGTTATTCTGCAGAACAGTGGGCAAGATAAGAGGACAGGCTCTGTTGTTAATCTGGTAGAGGTGAAGGTCTATGGCAACACTGTCAACATTAGCAAAGAACAACCTGGCTTTGTCATG GTCAATGGTAAGCTTTCTTACCTCCCAATGGCCCTGAATGGCACCAAACTCCAGCTCTACACTATTGGTTGGTTTGTTGTACTCAAGGCCGACTTCGGCCTGAAAGTCTACTATGACTGGAACAGCGTGGCGTTTGTCCAGGTGCCCAGCACTTATAAGGGCTCCATGATTGGTCTATGTGGCAACTACAACCTTAATCCCAAAGATGACATGCAGATGAAGAATGGGAAAGAGGCTGCCACTGCAGAGGAGCTTGGCCAGAGCtggcaggttgctagtaccccTGGTTGTGTCAATGGCTGCACAGGTCCATGTCCTGGCTGTACCGCCAGCCAGAAAGACCAGTACAACACCAACACGTACTGTGGACTCATCAGTGACCCCACAGGCCCATTCCGTGACTGCCACTCTGTAGTAGACCCTGCCAAGTTCCTCAATGACTGCATTTATGACGTATGTCTGTATCAGGGAAGAGGCAGCATGCAGTGCAAGACCATGACTGCCTACACGGCAGCATGCCAACTCAAAGGTGCCAAAGTATACCCCTGGAGGTCAGATACACTGTGTG ATGCTCAGTGTCCAGTGAATGGCCATTATGAGATATGCAGTGCTGGATGTCAGAAGTCCTGTCAGAACCCAGAGTCTTCTTATCACTGTGGGGCTCAGTGCATGGAAGGTTGCATCTGTAATGACGGTTTTGTTTTGAGTGGAAACGAGTGTGTGCCTTCTGCTCAGTGTGGTTGTCCGTTTAATGGAAAATACTACAAGTACGGCCAAGTGTTTTACCCTGATGGGCAGTGCCAGCAAGAATGTCTGTGTAATGGAACG GTACAATGTCAGAAGTTTTCCTGCGGGCCCAATGAAAAGTGTGAGGTAAAGGATGGTGGCCATTTGTGTCAGCCTGTTGGAAAGGGAGTCTGCTCCATCTCTGGGGACCCACATTACAACACCTTTGACAACAGCACCTATGACTTCCAAGGCACGTGCACATACACTGCAGCTGAAGCCTGCCACCTGAATGGCACAAGGCTGACAGCCTTCTCTGTGGCTGTGGAGAATGAGAGGTGGCATGCCATGAACAGCAACCCACAGGTCTCCGTCGCTAAACTTGTAGCAGTGGAAGTTTATGGAAGCCTCTTAGTTCTTCGACGGAACCAGATTGGAATGGTTATG ctaAATGGGATCTTAGCTCACATCCCGTTGAATCTTAATGAAGGTAAAGTTCAGGTTTACCAAGACGGCTACAACTACGTAATCCTAACTGACTTCGGCCTGCGGGTGACCTATGACATGATCTATCACATCACCGTCACCGTACCCAGCAACTACATGGACCACACTTGCGGTCTGTGCGGGAACTTCAACGACAATAACGCAGATGAGTTCACACTGCCAGACGGTAAAGTGACCAAAGACGTGCAGAGCTTCGGGGCTGCCTGGAAGGTGGCCGTGCGTGGAGTGGTGTGCGACGATGGATGCAGTGGGGACCTCTGTCCCAAGTGTGACGACAGCAAGAAGGAAGTGTTTGAGAAGGACTGTCAAGTCCTCACCGATCCCAAAGGTCCCTTCGCTGCGTGCCACAATGTCATAGACCCTGCCTCCTACTTCAGAGACTGTGTCTATGACGTCTGCATGGTGAATGGGGACAGGGCAGTGCTGTGTGACAGCATCGGGGCCTACATGATGGACTGCCAGACCTTTGGTGTGAAGATTCCAACCTGGAGAACCCCTATTTTCTGCC CCCTCACCTGCCCTGCAAACAGCCACTATCAAGTCTGCGGCAAGTCTTGTGATACTCCATGCCCGAACCTCTCAAGCATCGTCGTCTGTCCAGAAAAGTGTGCCGAGGGCTGTGCGTGCAACGCAGGCTACAACTTTAACGGCACTGGCTGTGTTAGCTTGGACCAATGTAGCTGCTATTTCGAAGGGAGATCCTACAAG GTTGGGGAATATATTGTATCTGAGGACTGTCATACAATCCATACCTGCCAAGCCTCAGGAGTAGTTGTGTCCCAGAGCATGCTTTGTCAGAACACAGAGATCTGCCAAATCCAAAATGGCACCAGAGGCTGTTTCCCCAGAACATGCCTTTTGGAAGATAACGGTTCTCTGAACTCGCTTGATGGAGCCAGGATCTTCTTAAACTCTGGGGCCTTTGATATCATCCAGGTCTGTGACCCAAATGTGACAGATCAGTGGTTTAGGGTTGTTGTAAGGTTAGAGATGTGTGGCACCCCTGCAGTCAACTCCATTGTGGGGGTTCATGTGTACTTCACCGACATGACGTTTACTATCACAAACCACCATGACATTTGG GTAAACGGAAAGGCCATGACTGAGAGCAGTTTCAAAAAGAGCAACATAGCACTGACGGTCTCTGGCAAAACAGTCACAATCGACAAGGACAACAGTCTTCAGTTGTCTTTTAATGCTTTTAATGACCTCACGATGAGCATCAGCGGTGAGATGGCAGAGCAGGTTTGTGGCGCATGCGGTAGCCTCATGACTTTGAACGACAAAATGTTCCATGGAGGAGGTAGGCTTGGTCTGCGAGTAGGCACCATCGCTGTTAAAACGGACAAATGGAGGGCTCCTGATTTCCCGGACTG ttaA